A portion of the Caenorhabditis elegans chromosome III genome contains these proteins:
- the glr-2 gene encoding Glutamate receptor 2 (Confirmed by transcript evidence), with translation MNKNLLVFGFLIFVKIGETSKKFPLRAFVASTDIDNDTAHAIIEMLRLAEMTFNALSDVDFDVLLGTRDLPPMEMATMMWNLNRIICDEMKLGYMLMLAGTNFKNYGIYEDIANHMKMPLIDWEPSKSENIGKTTENNPMIFSVAPSAEQLLIDYIQYKGWRDVVYIHDGKNADRTLRTMFSYLHEKSPKYQLFVDNYVAPSDEEMFKEFLNEFHRRISTQHTLKSNDSSEEIDEPIPVNVIVDLEGSYRTRAFLRALEESVLVKKEYHYVFSNFDVDETDLSGFHFSLINITIFRIFDKNNKKFLKTRAEFHDVYRGGFSNTDSIPTAAAFAHDAILVAGKALQIAMNEHGKGIFDKSFVRHQLFNRGRKGLYCRPHEDQTESRQFETFEHGKKIAEAIKKVVLTDKDGTLTGRIQFDKVTGKRTNFSAEIVEIKPGVNSLNSIWERFQWAEGEGFLLGGERYVQEKKKDSSQTRKGILPSKPWQLRFNVVTVLVKPFVMLKRRNPGEPELKGNDRFEGYCIDLLNLLAKNITGFEYDVFISDGNKYGSRQADGSWDGMIGYLLNETADVAVAPLTITQERERAVDFSKPFMTTGISIMIKKPEKQEFNIFSFMEPLGMTIWIFTLSSYFGVSLTIFLVSWFSPYEKRIEFKRGEFTVTNEFTLYNSLWFTLAAFMQQGTDILPRAVSGRIASSCWWFFTLIIVSSYTANLAAFLTLERMTPPIESVEDLANQNKILYGVNEGGSTAAFFEDSIVPLYKKMWNFMVSTTQKQIELEKQSITNSTSNRIFVSSYADGIEKVRTSKGKYAFLLEETTNNYESGRRPCDTMKVGQNLNTLGYGIATKIGNPLRVSLNLAILYLSEKGELKKLENKWWYDRGQCDTGTSDGGTSSSLNLSKVAGIFYILLAGMVLSMCTALVEFLFRKNKENREKERNRMRSSRPLKPGILASCERAKQKQLQNRRTKSEEVSTPRSTLF, from the exons ATGAATAAGAACCTACTAGTATTCGGATTTCtgatatttgtaaaaataggAGAAACATCGAAAAAGTTTCCATTGA GAGCTTTTGTAGCGTCTACAGATATTGATAATGATACAGCCCATGCCATTATTGaa atGCTCAGATTGGCGGAAATGACATTCAACGCGTTGTCCGATGTCGATTTTGACGTACTTTTGGGTACGAGAGATCTTCCGCCAATGGAAATGGCAACAATGATGTGGAATTTGAATCGAATAA TCTGTGATGAAATGAAACTGGGATATATGCTCATGTTGGCTGgtactaatttcaaaaattatggtaTTTATGAAGATATTGCTAATCATATGAAG ATGCCTCTTATCGACTGGGAGccttcaaaatctgaaaatataggtAAAACGACTGAAAATAATCCGATGATATTTTCGGTTGCTCCATCAGCTGAGCAGCTTTTAATTGATTATATTCAATACAAAGGATGGAGAGATGTTGTATATATTCATGACGgaaaaaatg CTGATCGCACTTTACGTACAATGTTCTCATATCTGCACGAGAAATCTCCGAAATATCAGTTATTCGTTGATAATTATGTG GCACCATCAGACGAAGAGATgttcaaagaatttttaaacgaatttcaTCGGAGAATATCGACACAACACACATTAAAAAGTAATGATAGTTCCGAAGAAATTGATGAACCAAT ACCCGTAAATGTAATAGTTGACTTGGAAGGAAGCTACCGTACTCGTGCATTTTTGAGAGCCCTTGAGGAAAGTGTACTTGTGAAGAAAGAATATCATTATGTGTTCTCGAATTTC GATGTTGATGAGACTGATTTATCTGGGTTCCATTTTTCGCTTATCAACATCacaatatttcgaattttcgacaaaaataataagaagTTCTT aaaaacacGTGCAGAATTCCATGATGTATATCGTGGAGGATTCTCGAACACTGACAGTATTCCAACTGCTGCTGCATTTGCTCATGATGCTATTCTAGTTGCTGGAAAAGCTTTACAAATTGCAATGAATGAACATGGAAAAGGAATTTTTGATAA ATCATTTGTACGTCATCAATTATTTAATCGTGGGAGAAAAGGATTATATTGCCGTCCTCATGAAGATCAAACTGAATCTCgtcaatttgaaacatttgaacatggaaaaaaaattgcggaagctatcaaaaaagttgttctcaCGGATAAAGATGGGACATTAACTGGAAGAATACAATTTGATAAAGTCACTGGAAAACGAACAAACTTTTCCGCCGAAATCGTAGAGATTAAGCCAGGTGTAAATTCTTTGAATAGTATTTGGGAG AGATTTCAATGGGCTGAAGGAGAAGGATTTCTGCTTGGCGGAGAACGATATGTtcaggaaaagaagaaagacTCAAGTCAAACAAGAAAAGGAATTTTGCCATCGAAGCCATGGCAGTTGCGTTTCAACGTGGTCACTGTTCTAGTAAAGCCGTTTGTAATgctgaaaagaagaaatcCAGGAGAGCCAGAATTGAAAGGAAATGATAG attcgagGGATATTGTATCGACCTGCTCAATTTACttgcaaaaaatatcacaGGATTCGAGTACGACGTTTTTATTTCTGATGGAAATAAATATGGGTCAAGACAAGCTGATGGAAGTTGGGATGGAATGATTGGATATCTTTTGAATGAG acagcGGACGTGGCAGTGGCTCCACTAACCATAACCCAGGAGAGAGAACGAGCAGTTGACTTTTCAAAACCTTTCATGACAACTGGAATATCAATTATGATTAAAAAACCAGAGAAACAGGAATTTAATATCTTTTCTTTCATGGAACCACTTGGAATGACAATTTGGATTTTCACTTTGAGCTCTTATTTTGGG GTCTCTCTAACGATTTTCCTCGTGTCCTGGTTTTCGCCTTATGAGAAAAGAATTGAATTCAAACGTGGAGAGTTCACAGTTACTAATGAATTTACTCTATATAACTCACTGTGGTTCACATTGGCAGCGTTCATGCAACAAGGAACAGACATCTTACCGAG AGCAGTGTCAGGGCGGATTGCTTCTTCGTGTTGGTGGTTCTTCACTCTAATTATTGTCTCTTCATACACGGCTAATCTTGCAGCTTTTCTCACATTAG AAAGAATGACACCTCCAATTGAAAGTGTTGAAGATCTAGCAAATCAGAATAAAATTCTGTATGGTGTCAATGAAGGTGGATCAACGGCTGCATTTTTTGAG GACTCAATTGTGCCATTGTACAAGAAAATGTGGAACTTTATGGTGAGCACAACACAGAAGCAGattgaattggaaaaacaaTCGATTACAAATAG TACTTCCAATCGAATATTTGTAAGCTCATATGCAGatggaattgaaaaagttcGTACGAGTAAAGGGAAATATGCATTTTTGCTCGAAGAAACTACGAATAATTACGAATCAGGACGGAGACCGTGCGATACAATGAAAGTCggacaaaatttaaatacacTGGGTTACGGTATTGCgacgaaaattggaaatccaTTGAG agtttcacTAAACTTGGCAATTCTctatttatctgaaaaaggagaactcaaaaagttggaaaacaaATGGTGGTATGATCGTGGTCAATGTGATACAGGAACGTCTGATGGTGGTACTAGTAGTAGTTTGAATCTGTCAAAAGTTGCTGGAATATTCTACATTCTTCTTGCTGGAATGGTTCTTTCAATGTGTACAGCACTTGTTGAATTCTTATTCAGAAAGAATAAAGAAAAtcgagagaaagagagaaatcGAATGAGAAGCTCTCGACCATTGAAACCCGGGATTTTGGCTTCATGTGAAAGAGCAAAACAGAAACAATTACAGAATAGAAGGACGAAAAGTGAAGAAGTTTCTACACCCAGAAGtacattattttga
- the glr-2 gene encoding Glutamate receptor 2 (Confirmed by transcript evidence): protein MNKNLLVFGFLIFVKIGETSKKFPLRAFVASTDIDNDTAHAIIEMLRLAEMTFNALSDVDFDVLLGTRDLPPMEMATMMWNLNRIICDEMKLGYMLMLAGTNFKNYGIYEDIANHMKMPLIDWEPSKSENIGKTTENNPMIFSVAPSAEQLLIDYIQYKGWRDVVYIHDGKNADRTLRTMFSYLHEKSPKYQLFVDNYVAPSDEEMFKEFLNEFHRRISTQHTLKSNDSSEEIDEPIKTRAEFHDVYRGGFSNTDSIPTAAAFAHDAILVAGKALQIAMNEHGKGIFDKSFVRHQLFNRGRKGLYCRPHEDQTESRQFETFEHGKKIAEAIKKVVLTDKDGTLTGRIQFDKVTGKRTNFSAEIVEIKPGVNSLNSIWERFQWAEGEGFLLGGERYVQEKKKDSSQTRKGILPSKPWQLRFNVVTVLVKPFVMLKRRNPGEPELKGNDRFEGYCIDLLNLLAKNITGFEYDVFISDGNKYGSRQADGSWDGMIGYLLNETADVAVAPLTITQERERAVDFSKPFMTTGISIMIKKPEKQEFNIFSFMEPLGMTIWIFTLSSYFGVSLTIFLVSWFSPYEKRIEFKRGEFTVTNEFTLYNSLWFTLAAFMQQGTDILPRAVSGRIASSCWWFFTLIIVSSYTANLAAFLTLERMTPPIESVEDLANQNKILYGVNEGGSTAAFFEDSIVPLYKKMWNFMVSTTQKQIELEKQSITNSTSNRIFVSSYADGIEKVRTSKGKYAFLLEETTNNYESGRRPCDTMKVGQNLNTLGYGIATKIGNPLRVSLNLAILYLSEKGELKKLENKWWYDRGQCDTGTSDGGTSSSLNLSKVAGIFYILLAGMVLSMCTALVEFLFRKNKENREKERNRMRSSRPLKPGILASCERAKQKQLQNRRTKSEEVSTPRSTLF, encoded by the exons ATGAATAAGAACCTACTAGTATTCGGATTTCtgatatttgtaaaaataggAGAAACATCGAAAAAGTTTCCATTGA GAGCTTTTGTAGCGTCTACAGATATTGATAATGATACAGCCCATGCCATTATTGaa atGCTCAGATTGGCGGAAATGACATTCAACGCGTTGTCCGATGTCGATTTTGACGTACTTTTGGGTACGAGAGATCTTCCGCCAATGGAAATGGCAACAATGATGTGGAATTTGAATCGAATAA TCTGTGATGAAATGAAACTGGGATATATGCTCATGTTGGCTGgtactaatttcaaaaattatggtaTTTATGAAGATATTGCTAATCATATGAAG ATGCCTCTTATCGACTGGGAGccttcaaaatctgaaaatataggtAAAACGACTGAAAATAATCCGATGATATTTTCGGTTGCTCCATCAGCTGAGCAGCTTTTAATTGATTATATTCAATACAAAGGATGGAGAGATGTTGTATATATTCATGACGgaaaaaatg CTGATCGCACTTTACGTACAATGTTCTCATATCTGCACGAGAAATCTCCGAAATATCAGTTATTCGTTGATAATTATGTG GCACCATCAGACGAAGAGATgttcaaagaatttttaaacgaatttcaTCGGAGAATATCGACACAACACACATTAAAAAGTAATGATAGTTCCGAAGAAATTGATGAACCAAT aaaaacacGTGCAGAATTCCATGATGTATATCGTGGAGGATTCTCGAACACTGACAGTATTCCAACTGCTGCTGCATTTGCTCATGATGCTATTCTAGTTGCTGGAAAAGCTTTACAAATTGCAATGAATGAACATGGAAAAGGAATTTTTGATAA ATCATTTGTACGTCATCAATTATTTAATCGTGGGAGAAAAGGATTATATTGCCGTCCTCATGAAGATCAAACTGAATCTCgtcaatttgaaacatttgaacatggaaaaaaaattgcggaagctatcaaaaaagttgttctcaCGGATAAAGATGGGACATTAACTGGAAGAATACAATTTGATAAAGTCACTGGAAAACGAACAAACTTTTCCGCCGAAATCGTAGAGATTAAGCCAGGTGTAAATTCTTTGAATAGTATTTGGGAG AGATTTCAATGGGCTGAAGGAGAAGGATTTCTGCTTGGCGGAGAACGATATGTtcaggaaaagaagaaagacTCAAGTCAAACAAGAAAAGGAATTTTGCCATCGAAGCCATGGCAGTTGCGTTTCAACGTGGTCACTGTTCTAGTAAAGCCGTTTGTAATgctgaaaagaagaaatcCAGGAGAGCCAGAATTGAAAGGAAATGATAG attcgagGGATATTGTATCGACCTGCTCAATTTACttgcaaaaaatatcacaGGATTCGAGTACGACGTTTTTATTTCTGATGGAAATAAATATGGGTCAAGACAAGCTGATGGAAGTTGGGATGGAATGATTGGATATCTTTTGAATGAG acagcGGACGTGGCAGTGGCTCCACTAACCATAACCCAGGAGAGAGAACGAGCAGTTGACTTTTCAAAACCTTTCATGACAACTGGAATATCAATTATGATTAAAAAACCAGAGAAACAGGAATTTAATATCTTTTCTTTCATGGAACCACTTGGAATGACAATTTGGATTTTCACTTTGAGCTCTTATTTTGGG GTCTCTCTAACGATTTTCCTCGTGTCCTGGTTTTCGCCTTATGAGAAAAGAATTGAATTCAAACGTGGAGAGTTCACAGTTACTAATGAATTTACTCTATATAACTCACTGTGGTTCACATTGGCAGCGTTCATGCAACAAGGAACAGACATCTTACCGAG AGCAGTGTCAGGGCGGATTGCTTCTTCGTGTTGGTGGTTCTTCACTCTAATTATTGTCTCTTCATACACGGCTAATCTTGCAGCTTTTCTCACATTAG AAAGAATGACACCTCCAATTGAAAGTGTTGAAGATCTAGCAAATCAGAATAAAATTCTGTATGGTGTCAATGAAGGTGGATCAACGGCTGCATTTTTTGAG GACTCAATTGTGCCATTGTACAAGAAAATGTGGAACTTTATGGTGAGCACAACACAGAAGCAGattgaattggaaaaacaaTCGATTACAAATAG TACTTCCAATCGAATATTTGTAAGCTCATATGCAGatggaattgaaaaagttcGTACGAGTAAAGGGAAATATGCATTTTTGCTCGAAGAAACTACGAATAATTACGAATCAGGACGGAGACCGTGCGATACAATGAAAGTCggacaaaatttaaatacacTGGGTTACGGTATTGCgacgaaaattggaaatccaTTGAG agtttcacTAAACTTGGCAATTCTctatttatctgaaaaaggagaactcaaaaagttggaaaacaaATGGTGGTATGATCGTGGTCAATGTGATACAGGAACGTCTGATGGTGGTACTAGTAGTAGTTTGAATCTGTCAAAAGTTGCTGGAATATTCTACATTCTTCTTGCTGGAATGGTTCTTTCAATGTGTACAGCACTTGTTGAATTCTTATTCAGAAAGAATAAAGAAAAtcgagagaaagagagaaatcGAATGAGAAGCTCTCGACCATTGAAACCCGGGATTTTGGCTTCATGTGAAAGAGCAAAACAGAAACAATTACAGAATAGAAGGACGAAAAGTGAAGAAGTTTCTACACCCAGAAGtacattattttga